In Paenibacillus protaetiae, the genomic stretch AACGCTTCCATAAAGAGGTTATAATAGGGCAAATCTCGTTATGCAAACTGTTCACAGGGGGCTTAGCCGCAATGCCCAAAATAACGCTGTTTACGAAAATCGCCGCGCTGCTGCTTATGATGCTGCTGCCGATTATCGGCCTCTATTATTACTCCAACAAAATCAGCACGCATGTGCTCGATTCGGAGCTGAACCGCTCGAACACCGACCAGCTTAGCTTTTTCCAGGAGCAAGTGGATACGACCATCAACGTGATGGGCTTATGGCCCAATCTGCTTGTGCAAGACCCCGATATATCGGCGCTCCGCGATTACTTCGAGCCGATGAAAGAGCTGGACTTGAACACCATTTCCCTAATTAAACGCATTCAGACGAAGCTGAGCATCCAACAAAGTTCCTCCGACTGGAAAAGCACGCTGTCCATTTATTCCCCGCAGCTTAGCCGCGTCATCACCGTGGAAGATGCAAGAGCTTATGACAATACTCAGCTGCAGGGCCGGATGAAATACGGCTGGCAGGTTACGCCGCATGGCGACGCCGACGGATATACGTTTTCGCTTATGACATCGCTTCCATACAATTCTTTTGAATATGGACTCATGCTGGAGGTCCGTTTCGACAGTGCCAATATTACCGATATGCTTAATAAATTTAAGCAGGACGGCCGGCGGGACCCTTTTTATTACAGCAAGGAGTACGGGGCGATCTATAACAGCACCTCCGATAAACCGTTTGCCTCGGAGCTTGCCGCCATATTGGCGCGCGGCGGCTTTCTGAAGCCGGCAGGCAGCCGGCTTGTAGAGCTGCACGGCAAACGGTACATGGTCAATACCGTATTATCCGAAACGACCGGCTGGTATTTGATTGACTACATGCCTTTATCGGATGTGCTTGGACCGGTGTATCAAACCAATTATTTGTTTTATACGATTGTCGGCCTGCTGCTGCTTATGTGCTGCGTCATGGCTTATTTGCTGTACGGTCAGGTGCAGGTGCCGATCAAGCAGCTCGTCGTCAGCTTTCAAAAGCTGAAAAACGGCGACTATGCCGTCAGGCTGAAGCCAAAAGGAAAAGGGAAAACGGAGTTCAACTTCTTGTTTGCCCGTTTTAATTTAATGGTGGAGCAAATTCAGGAGCTGTTCGAGAAAGTATACCTGGAGCAAATCCATGTGCGCGAAGCGAAGCTGAAGCAGCTGCAGTCGCAAATCAATCCGCATTTTTTCTATAACTGCTTTTCATTTATTTCGAGCATGGCGAAGCTGCAAAACTATCAATCGGTTGTGGCGATGAGCCAGGCGTTGTCCAGCTATTACCGGTATACGACCCGGCAGGAGAAAGAATTCGTGCCGCTAACCGAAGAGCTTCAATTCGCCGGCAACTATTTGCGTATCCAGCATATGCGGATGAACCGCCTCGGTTATACGGTCGAAGTGCCGGATCGGATGCTGCATCTGCCCGTACCGCCGCTTGTCATTCAGCCGCTAGTCGAAAATGCAGTGCTGCACGGCATTGAGCCTTACCCGGAAGCGGGGCAAATTCGCATCGCCGGCTATTATGACGGCACGGAGGCGGTTATTGAAGTGGAGGAAGACGGAATCGGTCTTCCTTCCGAAAAAATGCTGGCGATTCAATACCGTTTGTCGCGTCCGAAGGAGGATGAGCTTGGGTACGGATTATGGAACATCCAGCAGCGGATGCAGCTCCGGTTTGGCGAAAACGCCGGCCTGGAGCTGGCTGCATCCCCGCTTGGCGGGCTGCGTATCCGGCTGAGATGGAAGCCGGCGGAAGCTTCAAGCGGCCCTGCGCCGGGCAGCACCTCTGCCTCCGGTACCCAATCCCTGGAAGAAGGAGCTTGACGATGATAGATGTGCTGCTGGTCGATGACGAAACCTATGTGACGGAAAGCCTGGAAGCGACGATCCCTTGGGCGGAGCTTGGCGTAAGCCGCGTATACCGCGCCGATTCCGGCAAGGCTGCACTTCGGATATTGGAAGAGCATGAGGTGGATATCGTTGTGACGGACATCCGCATGCCGGCTATGACCGGCCTGGAACTAATCGAAACGATTGCGGAAAGGTGGCCGGATATCCGCTGCATGCTGCTTACCGGCTATTCTGACTTTGAATACGCCAAGCGGGCGCTGCAGCTGCATGCCGCCGATTATATTTTGAAGCCGGTCGACGACGGGGAATTTATAACCAGTCTGCTAACTATCATTGAAGAGCTGAAGCTGGAATGGGAGCAGGCTGACAGCTATCATCGGCTGTTGTACAACATGAAGTCGGACCTGGGCATGCTTCGCGGCAGTTTGCTGGAGGACTTGCTGCTTGGCCGGCAGCTGTCGCCAAAGCTGCTGGCGGAGAAGCTGGCCTTTTATGAAATTCCGTTCCGGCTGGATGAGCCGGCTGTACTGCTGCTGATCCATTACGGCAATCCCTATGGCAAGTCCGACCGGAACAGCATGGAGCTGATGAACTATGCGGTGCTGAATATCGCGGAGGAAACGTTGTCGCCGCATATGCGTGTCTGGCATGGGGCCGCGCCGCATAATTGCCTGGTCATTGCCGCCCAGCTTGTTCGCAATCGGCCGGATTACGGGGGAGAGGCGCAGCATCGGCGCCAAATGCTGGAGCGGGCAGCCGCAGAGCTGCGGGAGCAGGCGTTAGCTTATTTGAAAGCAGATTTGTCGCTTATCGTCTCAGGCTGGTTCCGGTTTCCGGACCAGGTTGCGGAGGCGTACCGCAAAAGCGTCAGCGCTTATTATGCCAGTGCCGGAGAGACCGCGGGCAAGGTGCTGTTTCTGGAAGACCGGCGTTTGCTTCCGGAAGCCAAGCTGAACTTTACCGAGTCGATGTACAAACCGCCAACGCTTATCCATCTGCTGGAATCGAAGCAATGGGAAGCTTCCGGCGGCAAAATCAGAGATATATTTCTGGCGCTTCGCCGGACCGGATATACAAGGGAACATTTGCAAGAAGTTTTTTTATATGTGACGAATGCTTTTATGTACTGTGCGCATAAGCAAGGCCAGTTCATTTATGAACTCGACCATTCCGGCATGGATATGCTGTTTGACTCATCGGCGGTGCAGTCGCTGGACCGGCTGGAAAGCTGGTCGGAGACGATGCTGCAGCGGCTGCGGACGGAGCTGTCGGCCAGCGACAAATATGCCAAAAGCCATCTCGTCAATCAGGTGCAGGAGATTGTGGCGGCAACGCTCGGCCAGGACGCCTCCGTCAAGACGGTTGCGGACAAAGTGTTCCTGCACCCGGTCTACTTGTCCAAAGTGTACAAGGCGGAAACAGGAGAGAGTTTAAGCGACTATATGATCCGGCTGCGCATGGAGAAGGCCCATTATCTGTTAAAGCATTCCGGCAAAAAAATATATGAAATTACTGCTGAGCTCGGCTATCAGAACCCGCAATATTTCAGCAAATTATTCCGCAAATATTATGGAATGACGCCGCACGAGTTCCGCGGCCACTAAAAAAGGCAAACAAGTTGCAAAAGGTGCAGAAATGTTCTCTTAATGTCATAGGCCTTGTATTCCCCTCAGCCTATAATGAAGCTGCAACCATTCCAACATCAATTTTTGAAGGGGGAAGCACTACTATGTTCAGCGCTTTCAAGAGGCAGCTGCTGCTCACACTCAGCCTTGTATGCATCGTGTCAACAATGGCGGCATGCTCAAGCAGCAATAATAACAACGCAGGCACCAGCACCAGTAATCCGAGTCCGGACGCGTCGGCTTCACCGCCGGCTTCGGCCGCTGCGGGCGATGATTCGCAAACAAGCGCCCTTAAAGACAAATACGATCCGCCGGTCACGATTACGACGGCTTGGGGCGTAGATCCGGCGATACAGTTCAAAAACGGCGAAACGATCGAGAACAATGTGGCGACCAAATGGGCGCACGACCAGTTCGGTATTGATATCAAGTCGCTTTGGTCCGTGACCGATACCAACAATGCATTTGCGACGAAACTTCGCCTGGCGATGTCCTCGGGGCAAAAGATGCCGGATGTGCTTGTCGTCGGGAATGGCGATTCGCAGCTGGTATCC encodes the following:
- a CDS encoding sensor histidine kinase, producing the protein MPKITLFTKIAALLLMMLLPIIGLYYYSNKISTHVLDSELNRSNTDQLSFFQEQVDTTINVMGLWPNLLVQDPDISALRDYFEPMKELDLNTISLIKRIQTKLSIQQSSSDWKSTLSIYSPQLSRVITVEDARAYDNTQLQGRMKYGWQVTPHGDADGYTFSLMTSLPYNSFEYGLMLEVRFDSANITDMLNKFKQDGRRDPFYYSKEYGAIYNSTSDKPFASELAAILARGGFLKPAGSRLVELHGKRYMVNTVLSETTGWYLIDYMPLSDVLGPVYQTNYLFYTIVGLLLLMCCVMAYLLYGQVQVPIKQLVVSFQKLKNGDYAVRLKPKGKGKTEFNFLFARFNLMVEQIQELFEKVYLEQIHVREAKLKQLQSQINPHFFYNCFSFISSMAKLQNYQSVVAMSQALSSYYRYTTRQEKEFVPLTEELQFAGNYLRIQHMRMNRLGYTVEVPDRMLHLPVPPLVIQPLVENAVLHGIEPYPEAGQIRIAGYYDGTEAVIEVEEDGIGLPSEKMLAIQYRLSRPKEDELGYGLWNIQQRMQLRFGENAGLELAASPLGGLRIRLRWKPAEASSGPAPGSTSASGTQSLEEGA
- a CDS encoding response regulator — translated: MIDVLLVDDETYVTESLEATIPWAELGVSRVYRADSGKAALRILEEHEVDIVVTDIRMPAMTGLELIETIAERWPDIRCMLLTGYSDFEYAKRALQLHAADYILKPVDDGEFITSLLTIIEELKLEWEQADSYHRLLYNMKSDLGMLRGSLLEDLLLGRQLSPKLLAEKLAFYEIPFRLDEPAVLLLIHYGNPYGKSDRNSMELMNYAVLNIAEETLSPHMRVWHGAAPHNCLVIAAQLVRNRPDYGGEAQHRRQMLERAAAELREQALAYLKADLSLIVSGWFRFPDQVAEAYRKSVSAYYASAGETAGKVLFLEDRRLLPEAKLNFTESMYKPPTLIHLLESKQWEASGGKIRDIFLALRRTGYTREHLQEVFLYVTNAFMYCAHKQGQFIYELDHSGMDMLFDSSAVQSLDRLESWSETMLQRLRTELSASDKYAKSHLVNQVQEIVAATLGQDASVKTVADKVFLHPVYLSKVYKAETGESLSDYMIRLRMEKAHYLLKHSGKKIYEITAELGYQNPQYFSKLFRKYYGMTPHEFRGH